A genome region from Sardina pilchardus chromosome 22, fSarPil1.1, whole genome shotgun sequence includes the following:
- the luc7l gene encoding putative RNA-binding protein Luc7-like 1 isoform X3 produces MGDETRQRVKFTDERVCKSHLLNCCPHDILSGTRMDLGECSKIHDLALRADYEIASKERDLFFELDAVDHLESFIADCDRRTELAKKRLAETQEEISAEGAAKAEKVHELNEEIGKLLAKAEQLGAEGNVDEAQKVLQEVEKVRIKKKDAEEEYRNSMPASSFQQQKLRVCEVCSAYLGLHDNDRRLADHFGGKLHLGFIQIRDKLEALKKTVLLKQELRNQERLKRREEREREERMKKRTRSRSRERKRSRSRERRRRHSRSASREKRRTRSPSRDRERRRRHRSRSRSQSRSHHHHKSSRDRERSSRDRASRDRSSREPSSRDRSRDRDRRRGSSERHQDSMNGKMDRRDDREAGEI; encoded by the exons ATGG GTGATGAGACGCGTCAGCGGGTTAAATTCACAGACGAGCGCGTGTGCAAGAGTCACCTGCTGAACTGCTGTCCGCATGACATCCTCTCTGGAACC cGCATGGATCTGGGAGAATGTTCAAAAATCCATGACCTTGCTCTGCGGGCAGATTATGAGATTGCCTCCAAGGAGCGCGACTTGTTCTTCGAACTTGAT GCTGTGGATCACCTGGAGTCATTCATAGCAGACTGTGACCGCAGGACTGAATTGGCCAAAAAGAGGCTTGCAGAGACACAGGAGGAGATCAGTGCTGAGGGAGCTGCCAAG GCAGAGAAGGTTCACGAGCTGAACGAGGAGATCGGGAAGCTGCTTGCAAAGGCGGAGCAGCTGGGTGCTGAGGGCAACGTAGATGAAGCTCAGAAGGTCTTACAGGAAGTAGAGAAAGTGCGGATCAAAAAGAAGGATGCAGAG GAAGAATATAGGAACTCCATGCCGGCCTCTAGCTTCCAGCAGCAGAAATTgcgggtgtgtgaggtgtgctcTGCCTACCTGGGCCTTCATGACAATGACCGTCGTCTGGCCGACCACTTTGGAGGGAAGCTGCACTTGGGCTTCATCCAGATCAGGGATAAACTGGAGGCGCTCAAG AAAACAGTCCTGCTGAAGCAGGAGCTGAGGAACCAGGAGCgactgaagagaagagaagaacggGAACGtgaagagagaatgaagaagaG GACCAGATCACGTAGCCGTGAACGCAAAag GTCTCGCTCCCGGGAGAGGCGTAGGAGGCACTCCCGATCAGCCTCCCGAGAGAAGCGCCGCACCCGCTCGCCCTCTCGAGACCGcgagcgccgccgccgccacaggAGCCGATCCAGGTCACAGTCCAGGTCACACCACCATCACAA GTCGTCTCGAGATCGTGAGCGCTCTTCTCGGGACCGTGCTTCTCGTGACCGCTCTTCCCGCGAGCCGTCGTCCCGCGATCGGTCACGTGACCGCGATCGGAGACGCGGCTCGTCGGAGCGCCACCAGGACAGCATGAACGGGAAGATGGACCGCCGTGACGACAGAGAGGCTGGCGAGATCTGA
- the LOC134070406 gene encoding cytochrome c oxidase subunit 6B1 produces the protein MAETIQSKLEKYRTAPFDTRFPNTNQTRNCWQNYLDYHRCQKALEAKGVDVAPCDWYKRVYKSLCPLSWIDKWDSQRDDGTFPGKI, from the exons ATGGCTGAGACTATCCAGAGTAAATTGGAGAAGTACCGCACAGCACCATTCGATACACGATTCCCCAACACAAACCAGACCAGAAACTGCTGGCAGAATTATTTAG ACTATCACCGCTGCCAGAAAGCTTTGGAGGCCAAAGGTGTGGATGTGGCCCCATGTGACTGGTACAAGAGGGTCTACAAATCTCTTTGCCCACTTTCCTGG ATTGACAAATGGGATAGCCAGAGAGATGATGGAACCTTTCCTGGAAAGATTTGA
- the fam234a gene encoding protein FAM234A, translated as MTNPGVCSSEVDPLKGEEGDVGESGIGGPTSSKKKGVCGGGLRLSHLSGWRTAAFLLALFLCLTIVFAFSFILPCPTRPQYLVTWNHTLPAAAAYEFLAVVHANEDKIKDIIFIYKSNNGSENTTCETEGLSSPCMFVLAVDGTTGVKIWERPLNFDLQWAQCGFDRVDEKSSKCLLAHTNTLTVISTHTGDVLWQQSSSPGVGAVAPALGVSDLDGDGTNDIALLTPQPNQMKLVFLSGKTGLQLGSEVEVIAEDSSSHMLHKTAGEAQYLLLQTGSGLYAEGLWNLVAKANLDTPLKKDPKWEKRRNGTGPIMIYKSSSLLRVLSVAVDTGVPSLLLMAGQENQDQPNATITELLDGESLTSLWKTNTSEPLSQPSFGHFNKDGIPDVVIEEDAGNATKRIIILDGKTGEVLWEVPLLALPHTPAPSSVLTIQSYSVFMLWGETLTNQTGTGMEQRFSYLLHPSYSNLLLQRSSPVEHIIAFKATLLERGRHASYLLLTGPHASEGVEPEEAGSVVLTKRKLKGDVSDSTVLSVSGPVTQDNVNVVKEAFERLRFSD; from the exons ATGACGAATCCAGGGGTTTGCTCAAGCGAGGTGGACCCGTTAAAGGGCGAGGAGGGGGATGTAGGTGAATCCGGGATCGGTGGACCCACCTCGTCCAAGAAGAAGGGGGTCTGTGGAGGAGGCTTGCGCCTGTCTCATCTCTCAGGCTGGCGCACAGCAGCCTTCCTCCTCGCACTTTTCCTCTGCCTCACCATCGTCTTCGCCTTCTCGTTCATCCTGCCCTGCCCCACACGGCCACAATACCTAGTCACATGGAACCATACTTTACCTGCTGCAG ctgcttaCGAGTTTCTGGCTGTAGTACATGCCAATGAGGACAAGATCAAAGACATTATTTTCATCTACAAGAGCAATAATGGCAGTGAGAACACAACTTGTGAGACTGAAG GCTTGTCGTCtccatgtatgtttgtgctggCGGTGGATGGAACTACAGGAGTGAAGATATGGGAACGtcctttgaactttgacctgcAATGGGCTCAGTGCGGATTTGACAGAGTTGACGAAAAGAGCTCAAAATGCCTCCTGGCTCATACCAACACACTCACtgtcatctccacacacacag GTGACGTGCTGTGGCAGCAGAGCTCCTCTCCTGGTGTCGGGGCAGTGGCACCTGCACTGGGTGTCTCAGACCTAGATGGTGACGGAACCAATGACATCGCTCTTCTCACGCCTCAGCCGAATCAG ATGAAGCTGGTGTTCCTCTCAGGGAAGACCGGGTTACAGCTAGGCTCCGAGGTGGAGGTGATTGCTGAGGATTCATCCTCTCACATGCTGCACAAGACGGCCGGGGAGGCGCAGTACCTCCTTCTGCAGACAG GCTCTGGCTTGTATGCTGAAGGGTTGTGGAATCTGGTGGCAAAAGCCAATCTTGACACACCGCTAAAAAAAGATCCAAagtgggagaagaggaggaatggGACGGGACCAATAATGATCTacaa gTCTTCATCTCTGCTGCGAGTATTAAGTGTTGCTGTGGACACTGGAGTTCCCTCTCTGTTGCTGATGGCGGGCCAGGAGAACCAGGACCAGCCCAATGCCACCATCACAGAGCTGCTTGATGGGGAGAGTCTTACTTCCCTCTGGAAAACCAATACCAGTGAACCGCTCAG TCAGCCATCATTTGGACATTTCAACAAAGATGGCATTCCTGATGTGGTGATAGAGGAGGATGCTGGAAATGCAACCAAGAGG ATTATTATTCTAGATGGAAAGACGGGAGAAGTGTTGTGGGAGGTCCCTTTActggctctgccacacacacctgccccttCCTCAGTTCTCACCATTCAGTCCTACTCTGTGTTTATGCTATGGGGAGAGACACTAACCAACCAAACA GGCACTGGAATGGAGCAGCGCTTCTCTTATCTCTTACACCCTTCCTACTCTAATCTACTGTTACAGAGGAGTAGTCCAGTGGAGCACATTATTGCTTTTAAAg CCACTCTACTAGAGCGTGGACGTCACGCCTCCTACCTCCTCCTGACCGGCCCTCACGCCAGCGAGGGGGTGGAACCAGAAGAGGCGGGATCAGTGGTTCTGACCAAGCGCAAGCTGAAGGGCGACGTCTCCGACAGCACGGTGCTCAGTGTGAGTGGACCAGTGACCCAGGACAACGTGAACGTCGTCAAAGAAGCCTTCGAACGACTGCGCTTCAGTGACTAG
- the luc7l gene encoding putative RNA-binding protein Luc7-like 1 isoform X2 yields MPAHINLQGSCRKASCSSSRDETRQRVKFTDERVCKSHLLNCCPHDILSGTRMDLGECSKIHDLALRADYEIASKERDLFFELDAVDHLESFIADCDRRTELAKKRLAETQEEISAEGAAKAEKVHELNEEIGKLLAKAEQLGAEGNVDEAQKVLQEVEKVRIKKKDAEEEYRNSMPASSFQQQKLRVCEVCSAYLGLHDNDRRLADHFGGKLHLGFIQIRDKLEALKKTVLLKQELRNQERLKRREEREREERMKKRTRSRSRERKRSRSRERRRRHSRSASREKRRTRSPSRDRERRRRHRSRSRSQSRSHHHHKSSRDRERSSRDRASRDRSSREPSSRDRSRDRDRRRGSSERHQDSMNGKMDRRDDREAGEI; encoded by the exons ATGCCAGCCCACATCAATCTGCAAGGGAGTTGCAGAAAAGCCTCATGTTCATCGAGCC GTGATGAGACGCGTCAGCGGGTTAAATTCACAGACGAGCGCGTGTGCAAGAGTCACCTGCTGAACTGCTGTCCGCATGACATCCTCTCTGGAACC cGCATGGATCTGGGAGAATGTTCAAAAATCCATGACCTTGCTCTGCGGGCAGATTATGAGATTGCCTCCAAGGAGCGCGACTTGTTCTTCGAACTTGAT GCTGTGGATCACCTGGAGTCATTCATAGCAGACTGTGACCGCAGGACTGAATTGGCCAAAAAGAGGCTTGCAGAGACACAGGAGGAGATCAGTGCTGAGGGAGCTGCCAAG GCAGAGAAGGTTCACGAGCTGAACGAGGAGATCGGGAAGCTGCTTGCAAAGGCGGAGCAGCTGGGTGCTGAGGGCAACGTAGATGAAGCTCAGAAGGTCTTACAGGAAGTAGAGAAAGTGCGGATCAAAAAGAAGGATGCAGAG GAAGAATATAGGAACTCCATGCCGGCCTCTAGCTTCCAGCAGCAGAAATTgcgggtgtgtgaggtgtgctcTGCCTACCTGGGCCTTCATGACAATGACCGTCGTCTGGCCGACCACTTTGGAGGGAAGCTGCACTTGGGCTTCATCCAGATCAGGGATAAACTGGAGGCGCTCAAG AAAACAGTCCTGCTGAAGCAGGAGCTGAGGAACCAGGAGCgactgaagagaagagaagaacggGAACGtgaagagagaatgaagaagaG GACCAGATCACGTAGCCGTGAACGCAAAag GTCTCGCTCCCGGGAGAGGCGTAGGAGGCACTCCCGATCAGCCTCCCGAGAGAAGCGCCGCACCCGCTCGCCCTCTCGAGACCGcgagcgccgccgccgccacaggAGCCGATCCAGGTCACAGTCCAGGTCACACCACCATCACAA GTCGTCTCGAGATCGTGAGCGCTCTTCTCGGGACCGTGCTTCTCGTGACCGCTCTTCCCGCGAGCCGTCGTCCCGCGATCGGTCACGTGACCGCGATCGGAGACGCGGCTCGTCGGAGCGCCACCAGGACAGCATGAACGGGAAGATGGACCGCCGTGACGACAGAGAGGCTGGCGAGATCTGA
- the luc7l gene encoding putative RNA-binding protein Luc7-like 1 isoform X1, producing the protein MSAQAQMRALLDQLMGTARDGDETRQRVKFTDERVCKSHLLNCCPHDILSGTRMDLGECSKIHDLALRADYEIASKERDLFFELDAVDHLESFIADCDRRTELAKKRLAETQEEISAEGAAKAEKVHELNEEIGKLLAKAEQLGAEGNVDEAQKVLQEVEKVRIKKKDAEEEYRNSMPASSFQQQKLRVCEVCSAYLGLHDNDRRLADHFGGKLHLGFIQIRDKLEALKKTVLLKQELRNQERLKRREEREREERMKKRTRSRSRERKRSRSRERRRRHSRSASREKRRTRSPSRDRERRRRHRSRSRSQSRSHHHHKSSRDRERSSRDRASRDRSSREPSSRDRSRDRDRRRGSSERHQDSMNGKMDRRDDREAGEI; encoded by the exons ATGTCGGCCCAGGCTCAAATGAGAGCGTTGCTCGACCAGTTAATGGGCACTGCGAGGGATG GTGATGAGACGCGTCAGCGGGTTAAATTCACAGACGAGCGCGTGTGCAAGAGTCACCTGCTGAACTGCTGTCCGCATGACATCCTCTCTGGAACC cGCATGGATCTGGGAGAATGTTCAAAAATCCATGACCTTGCTCTGCGGGCAGATTATGAGATTGCCTCCAAGGAGCGCGACTTGTTCTTCGAACTTGAT GCTGTGGATCACCTGGAGTCATTCATAGCAGACTGTGACCGCAGGACTGAATTGGCCAAAAAGAGGCTTGCAGAGACACAGGAGGAGATCAGTGCTGAGGGAGCTGCCAAG GCAGAGAAGGTTCACGAGCTGAACGAGGAGATCGGGAAGCTGCTTGCAAAGGCGGAGCAGCTGGGTGCTGAGGGCAACGTAGATGAAGCTCAGAAGGTCTTACAGGAAGTAGAGAAAGTGCGGATCAAAAAGAAGGATGCAGAG GAAGAATATAGGAACTCCATGCCGGCCTCTAGCTTCCAGCAGCAGAAATTgcgggtgtgtgaggtgtgctcTGCCTACCTGGGCCTTCATGACAATGACCGTCGTCTGGCCGACCACTTTGGAGGGAAGCTGCACTTGGGCTTCATCCAGATCAGGGATAAACTGGAGGCGCTCAAG AAAACAGTCCTGCTGAAGCAGGAGCTGAGGAACCAGGAGCgactgaagagaagagaagaacggGAACGtgaagagagaatgaagaagaG GACCAGATCACGTAGCCGTGAACGCAAAag GTCTCGCTCCCGGGAGAGGCGTAGGAGGCACTCCCGATCAGCCTCCCGAGAGAAGCGCCGCACCCGCTCGCCCTCTCGAGACCGcgagcgccgccgccgccacaggAGCCGATCCAGGTCACAGTCCAGGTCACACCACCATCACAA GTCGTCTCGAGATCGTGAGCGCTCTTCTCGGGACCGTGCTTCTCGTGACCGCTCTTCCCGCGAGCCGTCGTCCCGCGATCGGTCACGTGACCGCGATCGGAGACGCGGCTCGTCGGAGCGCCACCAGGACAGCATGAACGGGAAGATGGACCGCCGTGACGACAGAGAGGCTGGCGAGATCTGA